A window of the Rhizobium brockwellii genome harbors these coding sequences:
- a CDS encoding LysR family transcriptional regulator has protein sequence MTKFPDFEGLAMFAKVAEERSFARAAQTLGVSVPTVSRAVSRLEQRLGARLFNRTSRQLALTDFGLRLIDSAARIYAEAEAAENTARELATRPMGLIRLAAPMDFGIRWLAPILPDFFELYPDISIDLHMSDAVVDIVGDGFDAALRIAVLPDSSLVARRLTPVDRFILAASAYIDRHGAPKHPRELAAHHCLGYAYRPRQDVWRLRNSEGKEEVIVPSGALRATNSQALIPMALRGLGIIELPEFLAYDHLIDGRLKPILSGWTLPAGALYFVTPSARSRPAKVEVLSDFMVARLSNPAWRWRG, from the coding sequence ATGACTAAATTTCCGGATTTCGAAGGCCTGGCGATGTTTGCAAAAGTCGCCGAAGAACGTTCTTTCGCGCGCGCTGCTCAAACGCTTGGGGTGTCCGTGCCGACCGTTTCGCGTGCCGTGAGCCGGCTTGAGCAGAGGCTGGGCGCAAGGCTTTTCAACCGCACTTCGCGGCAGCTCGCGTTGACGGATTTTGGCCTGCGACTGATCGACAGCGCCGCACGGATCTATGCTGAGGCCGAGGCGGCAGAAAACACAGCCCGGGAGCTTGCTACCCGGCCGATGGGCCTCATCAGGCTTGCCGCGCCGATGGACTTCGGCATACGCTGGCTGGCCCCGATCCTGCCCGATTTTTTCGAGCTCTATCCGGACATTTCCATCGACCTGCATATGAGCGATGCTGTCGTCGATATCGTGGGAGACGGCTTTGATGCGGCGCTTCGTATTGCAGTACTGCCGGATTCATCATTGGTCGCGCGCAGGCTCACGCCGGTTGATCGCTTCATTCTCGCTGCATCCGCTTACATCGATCGACATGGCGCGCCGAAACACCCTCGCGAGCTAGCTGCTCACCATTGCCTCGGATACGCCTACAGGCCGCGCCAAGACGTCTGGCGCTTGCGTAACAGTGAAGGCAAAGAGGAGGTCATAGTGCCAAGTGGCGCCCTCAGGGCCACCAATTCGCAAGCCTTGATACCGATGGCGCTACGCGGCCTCGGGATCATCGAACTGCCGGAATTTCTGGCGTATGACCATCTGATCGACGGCCGGCTGAAGCCAATCCTTTCCGGCTGGACGCTGCCTGCCGGCGCATTGTATTTCGTCACCCCTTCTGCTCGGAGCCGACCTGCGAAAGTCGAGGTCCTTTCCGATTTCATGGTGGCAAGACTTTCAAATCCAGCCTGGCGGTGGAGGGGCTGA
- the guaB gene encoding IMP dehydrogenase, translating to MARIIETATGADALTFDDVLLQPGHSEVMPGQTNISTRIARDFELNIPIISSAMDTVTESRLAIAMAQAGGLGVIHRNLTPIEQAEQVRQVKKFESGMVVNPVTIGPDATLADALGLMKSYSISGIPVVEKSGRLVGILTNRDVRFASDQDQKIHELMTKDNLVTVKESVDQQEAKRLLHSHRIEKLLVVDTEGRCVGLITVKDIEKSQLNPNASKDAQGRLRAAAAISVGDDGFERAERLIEAGVDLLVVDTAHGHSQRVLDAVTRVKKLSNSVRIMAGNVATYDGTRALIDAGADAVKVGIGPGSICTTRIVAGVGVPQLAAIMSAVQAANDQDVPVIADGGIKFSGDLAKAIAAGASAVMIGSLLAGTDESPGEVYLYQGRSFKAYRGMGSVGAMARGSADRYFQAEVRDTLKLVPEGIEGQVPYKGPVSGVIHQLAGGLKAAMGYVGGKDLKDFQERATFVRISGAGLRESHAHDVTITRESPNYPGAGL from the coding sequence ATGGCACGCATCATTGAAACGGCAACCGGCGCAGACGCGCTTACCTTCGACGACGTGCTGCTGCAGCCAGGACATTCCGAGGTCATGCCCGGCCAGACGAATATCTCCACCCGCATCGCCCGGGATTTCGAACTCAACATCCCGATCATTTCATCCGCCATGGATACCGTCACCGAGAGCCGCCTGGCGATCGCTATGGCCCAGGCCGGGGGCCTCGGCGTCATTCATCGCAACCTGACGCCGATCGAGCAGGCCGAGCAGGTCCGGCAAGTGAAGAAGTTTGAAAGCGGCATGGTCGTCAATCCGGTGACGATCGGCCCCGATGCGACGCTTGCCGATGCGCTCGGGCTGATGAAATCCTACAGCATTTCCGGCATCCCTGTGGTCGAGAAGTCCGGCCGCCTCGTCGGCATCCTGACCAACCGCGACGTCCGCTTTGCTTCCGATCAGGACCAGAAGATCCATGAACTGATGACCAAGGACAATCTGGTCACCGTCAAGGAGAGCGTCGATCAGCAGGAGGCCAAGCGCCTGCTGCATTCGCATCGCATCGAGAAGCTCTTGGTCGTGGACACCGAAGGCCGCTGCGTCGGCCTCATCACCGTCAAGGATATCGAGAAGTCACAGCTGAACCCGAACGCCTCCAAGGATGCGCAGGGCAGGCTTCGCGCTGCTGCCGCCATCAGCGTCGGCGATGACGGCTTCGAGCGCGCCGAGCGGCTGATCGAGGCCGGCGTCGACCTTCTGGTCGTCGATACCGCCCATGGCCATTCGCAGCGCGTCCTCGATGCCGTCACCCGCGTCAAGAAGCTTTCCAACTCGGTGCGCATCATGGCCGGCAACGTCGCCACCTATGACGGCACCAGGGCGCTGATCGATGCCGGCGCGGATGCCGTCAAGGTCGGTATCGGTCCGGGTTCGATCTGCACGACGCGCATCGTTGCCGGCGTCGGCGTGCCGCAGCTGGCCGCCATCATGTCGGCGGTGCAGGCCGCGAATGATCAGGACGTGCCCGTCATCGCCGATGGCGGCATCAAGTTCTCCGGCGATCTTGCCAAGGCGATCGCCGCCGGCGCTTCCGCCGTCATGATCGGCTCGCTGCTTGCCGGCACCGATGAGAGCCCGGGCGAGGTCTATCTCTACCAGGGCCGTTCCTTCAAGGCCTATCGCGGCATGGGCTCCGTCGGCGCCATGGCCCGCGGCTCGGCCGACCGTTACTTCCAGGCCGAGGTGCGCGACACGCTGAAGCTCGTGCCTGAGGGCATCGAAGGTCAGGTGCCGTACAAGGGGCCGGTCTCGGGCGTCATCCACCAGCTCGCCGGCGGCCTCAAGGCGGCCATGGGTTATGTCGGCGGCAAGGACCTCAAGGATTTCCAGGAGCGGGCCACTTTCGTGCGCATCTCCGGCGCCGGCCTTCGCGAAAGCCACGCCCATGACGTGACGATCACCCGCGAGAGCCCGAACTATCCGGGCGCCGGCCTCTGA
- a CDS encoding Ppx/GppA phosphatase family protein translates to MEDPEGGAKPQFDGASAAGRKDGKKSRRRKGKRGGQSRNAAHPASHEPSGGAGQPARPMEDAAGNPARKRKRRRRGGHGAAQDGSLQPHVMEQAGAADHAARSDGDSAPSRRNRRKHRGKRGLQGRPLTPAKPSGVSQQERRAEETALGGELRETLNGASANRRGRQESHAHSGHQGDRQAGEHVWPEELYAALDLGTNNCRLLIAQPTRPGQFRVVDAFSRIVRLGEGLAASGRLSDEAMERAIEALRICASKLRNREIRRMRLIATEACRQAVNGEEFLSRVVAETGLALEIIDRETEARLAVSGCSSLVGRETRSVVLFDIGGGSSEIAVIRIGDNRFSRLANHITHWTSLPVGVVTLSERHGGHDVTPEAFEGMVREVEGMLGSFNCPEIEVAQSGDFHLIGTSGTVTTLAGVHLDLPRYDRRKVDGIWLSDDEVSAMQAKLLSWDFASRAANPCIGPDRADLVLAGCAILEAIRRRWPSPRMRVADRGLREGLLTDMMADDGVWRRNRNRRGQRVRS, encoded by the coding sequence GTGGAAGACCCCGAAGGCGGCGCAAAGCCGCAATTTGACGGGGCGTCGGCGGCAGGGCGCAAGGACGGCAAGAAGTCCAGGCGCCGCAAGGGCAAACGTGGCGGGCAATCCCGCAACGCGGCCCATCCCGCTTCGCATGAGCCTTCCGGCGGTGCCGGACAGCCTGCGCGCCCGATGGAAGATGCAGCCGGCAATCCGGCCCGCAAGCGCAAGCGTCGCCGTCGTGGCGGCCATGGTGCTGCGCAGGATGGTTCACTTCAACCTCATGTGATGGAACAGGCCGGAGCGGCAGATCATGCCGCCCGCTCCGATGGCGATTCGGCGCCCAGCCGTCGCAACCGCCGCAAGCATCGCGGCAAGCGCGGTCTGCAGGGCCGGCCGCTGACACCGGCAAAACCATCAGGTGTCTCGCAACAGGAACGCCGCGCGGAAGAGACGGCGCTCGGTGGCGAACTGCGTGAAACACTGAATGGCGCGAGCGCCAACCGCAGGGGCCGCCAGGAAAGCCATGCCCATTCCGGGCATCAGGGGGATCGCCAGGCCGGCGAGCATGTGTGGCCGGAGGAGCTCTATGCAGCCCTCGATCTCGGCACCAACAATTGCCGCCTCCTCATTGCCCAGCCGACCCGTCCGGGACAATTTCGCGTCGTCGATGCCTTTTCCCGCATCGTGCGCCTCGGCGAAGGCCTTGCGGCCAGCGGCCGTCTGTCGGATGAGGCGATGGAGAGGGCGATCGAGGCGTTGAGGATCTGCGCCTCCAAGCTCAGGAACCGGGAGATCCGCCGCATGCGGCTGATCGCCACCGAAGCTTGCCGCCAGGCCGTCAATGGCGAGGAATTCCTCAGCCGGGTCGTTGCCGAAACCGGCCTTGCGCTCGAGATCATCGATCGCGAGACCGAAGCGCGGCTTGCCGTCTCCGGCTGCTCCTCGCTGGTCGGTCGCGAGACGCGCTCCGTCGTGCTGTTCGATATCGGCGGCGGTTCGTCGGAGATCGCCGTCATCCGTATCGGCGACAATCGCTTCAGCCGCCTTGCCAATCACATCACCCACTGGACCTCGCTGCCGGTCGGCGTCGTGACGCTGTCGGAGCGCCATGGCGGGCACGACGTCACGCCGGAGGCCTTCGAAGGCATGGTGCGTGAAGTCGAAGGCATGCTGGGAAGCTTCAATTGCCCGGAGATCGAGGTCGCCCAGAGCGGCGATTTTCACCTGATCGGCACATCGGGCACGGTGACAACGCTTGCCGGCGTGCATCTCGACCTGCCGCGTTATGACCGGCGCAAGGTCGATGGCATCTGGCTGTCCGACGACGAGGTCTCCGCCATGCAGGCAAAGCTGCTCTCCTGGGATTTCGCAAGCCGCGCCGCCAATCCCTGCATTGGGCCCGATCGGGCCGATCTGGTGCTCGCCGGTTGCGCCATTCTCGAGGCGATCCGCCGCCGTTGGCCGAGCCCGCGCATGCGGGTTGCCGATCGCGGCTTGAGGGAAGGTCTGCTCACCGACATGATGGCCGATGACGGCGTGTGGCGGCGCAATCGCAACCGCCGCGGCCAGCGCGTGAGATCGTGA
- a CDS encoding glycosyltransferase, translated as MKIGVLLENPIHVGGGFNQALNAILQLQRIIGKQHEVVAFTTIEANLQHLERLGVHAQHLSIAGPVGLRRIARTVLRRLGRKESGNARMAAKIENALLETGLDLAYFVTHSSTPNYFRKLNYITTVLDLCHRDDLEFPEVSSDGKFEEREWHFSTCLPRAVAIMVASRQLLKRIVTRYGIDEERMIAMPFEPSPFLTEAHSIDRVAALENYGLKDGYYFYPAQFWPHKNHIRILEAISLLKQKLAVDSDIRVVFSGGDHGNVAWIRQQAQQLGVSDNVTFLGFVPVDHMRALYEGALAVVMSTYFGPTNLPPLEAWALGRPLIYSAHLNEQIGDAALLADADDAEQWADAMLRIRDPAVAVDLIEKGRKQLKVVDAERLEAEALFVRRLEQFAQRRKCWE; from the coding sequence ATGAAAATTGGCGTCTTGCTGGAAAATCCGATACATGTCGGTGGAGGATTCAATCAGGCACTCAATGCGATCCTGCAACTCCAGCGTATCATCGGGAAACAGCATGAGGTCGTGGCTTTCACGACAATCGAAGCCAATCTGCAGCATCTTGAACGGCTAGGGGTTCATGCGCAGCACCTGTCTATAGCAGGGCCGGTGGGGCTACGTCGAATTGCACGCACCGTGTTGCGACGCTTAGGCCGCAAGGAAAGCGGCAATGCGCGGATGGCAGCCAAGATCGAAAATGCGCTGCTGGAAACCGGCTTGGATCTGGCATATTTCGTTACCCACTCCTCAACTCCGAATTACTTCCGTAAGCTCAACTACATCACGACGGTCCTCGATCTCTGTCATCGGGACGATCTTGAATTTCCCGAAGTGAGTTCCGATGGCAAATTCGAAGAACGCGAGTGGCATTTTTCCACATGCCTGCCACGTGCCGTCGCCATCATGGTGGCCTCACGTCAGCTCCTGAAAAGGATTGTCACTCGCTACGGAATTGACGAAGAGCGCATGATTGCGATGCCCTTCGAACCATCTCCATTCTTAACTGAAGCGCATTCGATCGACCGGGTGGCCGCGCTCGAGAACTATGGGCTGAAGGATGGCTATTATTTCTATCCAGCGCAATTCTGGCCGCACAAGAACCACATCCGCATTCTCGAAGCGATCTCACTCTTAAAACAAAAGCTAGCGGTTGATTCCGACATACGCGTGGTCTTTTCAGGTGGGGATCATGGCAATGTTGCGTGGATAAGACAGCAAGCGCAACAGCTGGGCGTATCTGACAATGTGACATTCCTCGGCTTCGTGCCGGTCGATCATATGCGCGCACTCTACGAAGGTGCGCTGGCCGTCGTGATGTCGACTTATTTTGGCCCAACCAATTTGCCGCCGTTGGAAGCTTGGGCGCTCGGTCGCCCGCTGATCTATTCGGCGCACCTTAACGAGCAGATCGGTGATGCGGCGTTGTTGGCCGATGCTGATGACGCCGAGCAGTGGGCCGACGCCATGTTGCGCATCCGAGATCCTGCGGTGGCAGTTGATCTGATCGAAAAAGGGCGTAAGCAGCTAAAGGTAGTCGATGCGGAGCGGCTCGAAGCTGAGGCCCTATTCGTACGCAGGCTCGAACAATTTGCACAACGTAGGAAGTGCTGGGAATAG
- a CDS encoding VOC family protein: protein MLLYVTLGTNDLYRAGHFYDAVLSPLGYRRQRSSEEEIGYAAEGDTRCRFWVVTPFNRRRATAGNGAMIALAAETRADVDAFHAAAIAAGAVDEGEPGLRSYHAHFYAAYVRDLDGNKLSAVCESPE from the coding sequence ATGCTTCTTTACGTCACGCTCGGAACCAACGACCTCTATCGCGCAGGGCATTTTTATGATGCCGTGCTGTCTCCCCTCGGCTATCGCCGCCAGCGCTCTTCCGAAGAGGAAATCGGTTATGCCGCCGAGGGCGATACGCGCTGCCGCTTCTGGGTGGTGACGCCGTTCAATCGCCGCCGGGCGACCGCAGGCAATGGCGCCATGATCGCGCTTGCAGCCGAAACGCGGGCGGATGTCGACGCCTTCCATGCGGCGGCAATCGCGGCAGGCGCCGTGGATGAGGGCGAGCCCGGCCTGCGCTCCTACCATGCCCATTTCTATGCCGCCTATGTGCGTGATCTCGACGGCAACAAGCTCTCTGCCGTCTGCGAAAGCCCGGAGTAA
- a CDS encoding DHA2 family efflux MFS transporter permease subunit codes for MNRIVPLILAVALFMEQMDSTVIATALPAIAADLNVGPITLKLALTSYMVALAVFIPVSGWMADRFGAKKIFRLAISVFVIGSIFCAVSSNLVEFVFARFLQGMGGAMMTPVGRLVLVRTTKRSDLVSAMALLTIPALVGPLTGPPLGGFITTYFSWHWIFLINVPVGIIGIWLATIFLPEVEATAPPRLDFTGFVLTSLSAAGVVFGLSVVSLPALPPIIGVTATLIGLICGVLYVRHAKRHPAPILNLNLFKNPTFRASTLGGMLFRICVGAMPFLTPLMLQLGFGLTPFQSGLITFAGAIGAITTKFMAKRVFAAAGFRTTLLSAAMVTTLVTVVTGLFTPSTPHLVIIGVLLLGGFSRSFMFTGVNALAFADIDDAEASQATSMSSVMQQVSLALGVAVAAAILESSIYFRGEALQVADFHLAFYIIAGLTVIATIPFIRMDRNAGALVSGHRSKALTAATVEAEQHAVK; via the coding sequence ATGAATCGCATCGTCCCGCTGATCCTTGCCGTCGCCCTCTTCATGGAACAGATGGACTCGACCGTCATTGCGACGGCGCTGCCGGCGATCGCAGCGGATCTCAATGTCGGGCCGATCACGCTGAAGCTGGCGCTGACCTCCTACATGGTGGCGCTGGCGGTGTTCATCCCGGTCAGCGGCTGGATGGCCGACAGGTTCGGCGCCAAGAAGATCTTCCGCCTTGCCATCTCGGTCTTCGTCATCGGCTCGATTTTCTGCGCCGTCTCTTCCAACCTCGTCGAATTCGTCTTTGCCCGCTTCCTGCAGGGCATGGGCGGCGCGATGATGACACCGGTCGGCCGCCTCGTGCTGGTGCGCACCACGAAGCGCAGCGATCTGGTCTCGGCCATGGCGCTGCTCACCATCCCCGCGCTGGTCGGTCCGCTCACAGGACCGCCGCTCGGCGGCTTCATCACCACCTATTTCAGCTGGCACTGGATCTTCCTGATCAACGTGCCGGTCGGCATCATCGGCATCTGGCTTGCGACGATTTTTCTGCCGGAAGTGGAAGCGACGGCGCCGCCGCGGCTCGATTTCACCGGTTTCGTGCTGACCTCGCTATCGGCTGCGGGCGTCGTCTTCGGACTGTCGGTGGTCAGTCTGCCGGCCCTGCCCCCGATCATCGGCGTCACCGCCACCTTGATCGGCCTCATCTGCGGCGTCCTCTACGTGCGCCATGCCAAGCGTCATCCGGCGCCGATCCTCAATCTCAACCTGTTCAAGAACCCGACGTTTCGGGCCTCCACTCTGGGCGGCATGCTGTTTCGCATTTGCGTCGGCGCCATGCCCTTCCTGACGCCGTTGATGCTGCAGCTCGGCTTCGGGTTGACGCCGTTCCAATCCGGCCTCATCACCTTTGCCGGCGCGATCGGGGCGATCACCACCAAGTTCATGGCAAAGCGCGTCTTCGCCGCCGCCGGCTTCCGCACCACACTTCTCAGCGCCGCCATGGTGACGACCCTGGTGACTGTCGTCACCGGCCTGTTCACGCCGTCGACGCCGCATCTCGTCATCATCGGCGTGCTGCTGCTCGGCGGCTTCTCCCGCTCCTTCATGTTCACCGGGGTGAATGCGCTTGCCTTCGCCGATATCGATGATGCGGAAGCCAGCCAAGCGACATCGATGAGCTCGGTGATGCAGCAGGTCAGCCTGGCGCTCGGTGTTGCGGTCGCCGCCGCCATCCTGGAGAGCTCGATCTATTTCCGCGGCGAAGCGCTGCAAGTGGCCGATTTCCACCTCGCCTTCTACATCATCGCCGGACTGACTGTCATTGCGACCATTCCCTTCATCCGGATGGACCGCAATGCCGGCGCGCTCGTTTCGGGCCACCGTTCGAAGGCGCTGACGGCAGCAACTGTTGAAGCCGAACAGCACGCGGTGAAATAA
- a CDS encoding MBL fold metallo-hydrolase, with translation MTISSGIKRRTLFAAGLGLLAAPAIFREKAEAAATGESNHMDVTPLPEINQFKLGSYKFTVVRDGTSIVEKPYETFGTNQDPETVKSLLTANFLPADKFMNGYTPALIDTGSDVILVDTGFGASGRARGAGQLVEGLKAAGYSADDVTLVALTHLHGDHIGGLMEDGAAAFKNARYVVGQAEYDFWSDKVREGTPAEGGHKAVLANVVPLAEKTTFIKEGDSVAPGVTAMLAPGHSPGHMVFHVESEGKRLVLTGDTANHYILSLLRPDWEVRFDMDKTQAAATRRKVFEMIASEKIAFLGYHMPFPAVGFVERQDGGYRFVPKTYQFDI, from the coding sequence ATGACAATTTCGTCGGGAATAAAGCGGCGCACCCTTTTTGCCGCAGGCCTTGGCCTGCTCGCGGCGCCGGCAATTTTTAGAGAGAAGGCCGAAGCGGCCGCAACTGGAGAAAGCAATCATATGGATGTGACGCCTTTGCCTGAGATCAATCAATTCAAGCTCGGTTCCTATAAGTTCACCGTCGTCCGCGACGGCACCAGCATTGTCGAAAAGCCCTATGAAACCTTCGGCACCAATCAGGACCCCGAAACCGTCAAGTCGTTGCTGACTGCAAACTTCCTGCCGGCCGACAAGTTCATGAATGGCTATACGCCGGCTCTCATCGATACCGGTTCGGATGTCATCCTCGTCGATACCGGCTTCGGCGCCAGCGGCCGCGCACGCGGCGCCGGCCAGCTTGTCGAAGGCCTGAAGGCGGCGGGATATTCGGCCGACGACGTCACGCTGGTGGCGCTGACCCACCTGCACGGCGATCATATTGGTGGTCTGATGGAAGACGGTGCGGCTGCCTTCAAGAATGCCCGCTATGTCGTCGGCCAGGCCGAATATGATTTCTGGTCGGACAAGGTACGAGAGGGCACGCCTGCCGAGGGCGGTCACAAGGCCGTGCTCGCCAACGTCGTGCCGCTCGCCGAAAAGACCACTTTTATTAAGGAAGGTGATAGCGTCGCGCCCGGCGTAACGGCGATGCTGGCGCCCGGCCACTCGCCGGGGCATATGGTGTTCCACGTCGAATCCGAGGGCAAGCGCCTAGTGCTCACAGGCGATACGGCCAACCATTATATCCTGTCTCTGTTGCGGCCGGATTGGGAGGTGCGTTTCGACATGGACAAGACTCAGGCCGCCGCCACCCGCCGCAAGGTCTTCGAGATGATTGCGAGCGAGAAGATCGCCTTCCTTGGCTACCACATGCCGTTCCCGGCGGTCGGCTTCGTCGAAAGGCAGGATGGCGGTTATCGCTTCGTGCCGAAGACCTATCAGTTCGACATCTGA
- a CDS encoding RlmE family RNA methyltransferase, which yields MTKAPIAGNRTGRKLGQRVKNKKMKASSRQWLERHINDPYVQRAQLEGYRARAAFKLLEIDEKHHILRGARRIIDLGAAPGSWSQIAAKVTGSTDDDIRVAAIDFLEMTQLPGVKILQLDFLDPSAPEKLLEAVGGTPDLVISDMAAPTTGHHRTDHLRTMHLCEVAAHFAVEVLGEGGHFLTKTFQGGTERELLAMLKQNFRQVVHVKPNSSRAESVEMFLLAKGFKGRKAEGDAEEA from the coding sequence ATGACCAAGGCACCGATCGCGGGAAACCGCACCGGCCGCAAGCTCGGCCAGCGCGTCAAGAACAAGAAGATGAAGGCCTCCTCCCGCCAATGGCTGGAGCGCCACATCAACGATCCCTATGTGCAGCGCGCCCAGCTTGAAGGCTATCGCGCCCGGGCTGCCTTCAAGCTGCTGGAGATCGACGAGAAACATCACATCCTGCGCGGCGCCAGGCGCATCATCGATCTGGGGGCCGCTCCCGGCAGCTGGTCGCAGATCGCCGCCAAGGTCACCGGCTCGACGGATGATGATATTCGTGTGGCTGCGATCGATTTCCTTGAAATGACCCAGCTGCCGGGGGTCAAGATCCTGCAGCTCGACTTCCTCGATCCCAGTGCGCCGGAAAAGCTGTTGGAGGCCGTCGGCGGCACGCCTGATCTCGTCATATCCGACATGGCGGCGCCGACCACCGGCCACCACCGCACCGACCATCTGCGCACCATGCATCTCTGTGAGGTGGCGGCGCATTTCGCCGTCGAAGTGCTGGGGGAAGGCGGGCACTTCCTCACCAAGACCTTTCAGGGCGGCACCGAGCGTGAGTTGCTCGCCATGCTCAAGCAGAACTTCCGCCAGGTCGTCCATGTCAAACCGAACTCGTCGCGCGCCGAATCGGTCGAGATGTTCCTGCTGGCCAAGGGGTTCAAGGGGCGCAAGGCTGAGGGCGACGCTGAAGAAGCTTGA
- the gmd gene encoding GDP-mannose 4,6-dehydratase, which produces MKKALITGVTGQDGSYLAEFLLSKGYEVHGIKRRSSLINTDRIDHLYQDPHVEGRRFVLHYGDMTDSSSLIRIIQQVQPDEIYNLAAQSHVAVSFEEPEYTANSDALGALRLLEAIRILGLEKKTRFYQASTSELYGLVQEIPQRETTPFYPRSPYAVAKLYAYWITVNYREAYGIYACNGILFNHESPVRGETFVTRKITRALARIKLGLQDRLYLGNLNASRDWGHARDYVIMQWMMLQQDQPEDFVIATGVQYSVRDFVDAAAKIIDMPIRWEGSDLEEKGYDSEGRCIVAVDPRYFRPTEVETLLGDATKAREKLGWTPEVTFAELVSEMMLEDLQAAKRDELVKQHGFTAYDRHE; this is translated from the coding sequence ATGAAAAAAGCACTTATTACCGGGGTCACTGGCCAGGACGGATCCTATCTCGCAGAGTTCTTGCTGTCGAAAGGCTACGAAGTCCACGGCATCAAGCGGCGCTCGTCTTTGATCAATACCGACCGTATTGATCACCTATATCAGGACCCCCACGTCGAAGGTCGGCGTTTTGTGCTGCACTACGGCGACATGACCGATTCCTCCAGTCTCATTCGGATCATTCAGCAGGTCCAGCCGGACGAGATCTACAACCTCGCGGCACAGAGCCATGTGGCGGTGTCTTTCGAGGAGCCGGAATATACGGCGAATTCAGACGCACTCGGCGCGTTGCGGCTGTTGGAAGCGATCCGCATTCTCGGCCTTGAGAAGAAGACACGCTTCTACCAGGCGTCGACTTCCGAGCTATACGGCTTGGTTCAGGAAATTCCGCAACGTGAGACGACGCCGTTCTATCCGCGTTCACCATACGCGGTTGCAAAGCTCTACGCTTACTGGATCACGGTAAACTACCGTGAAGCTTACGGTATCTATGCCTGCAACGGCATTCTCTTCAATCATGAAAGCCCGGTCCGCGGTGAAACCTTCGTCACACGCAAGATCACCCGAGCTCTCGCACGCATTAAGCTCGGTCTTCAGGATCGACTTTATCTCGGCAACCTCAATGCCTCCCGCGACTGGGGTCATGCGCGCGATTATGTCATTATGCAGTGGATGATGTTGCAGCAAGATCAACCGGAAGACTTCGTCATCGCCACGGGGGTCCAATACAGTGTGCGGGATTTCGTCGATGCCGCTGCAAAGATCATCGACATGCCGATTCGCTGGGAAGGCAGTGACCTGGAGGAAAAGGGCTACGATTCCGAGGGACGTTGTATCGTCGCCGTCGACCCGCGCTATTTCCGCCCCACGGAAGTGGAAACACTCCTGGGTGATGCGACGAAGGCGCGCGAGAAGCTCGGATGGACGCCAGAGGTGACATTTGCAGAACTCGTATCGGAAATGATGCTCGAGGATCTGCAAGCCGCCAAGCGTGACGAACTCGTCAAGCAACACGGTTTCACGGCGTATGATCGGCATGAATGA
- a CDS encoding GDP-L-fucose synthase family protein, with translation MKKSAKIYVAGHRGMVGSAIVRGLEASGYANVVTRTHAELDLTSQVDVRSFLAAEKPDFIFMAAAKVGGIHANNTYRADFLYQNLMIEANIVDAAHRAGVERMLFLGSSCIYPRNCPQPISEDYLLTGPLEQTNEPYSIAKIAGIKLCENYNRQFDTRYYSAMPTNLYGPNDSYDPANSHVLPALIRKAHEAKISGAKEMVVWGTGKPLREFLYVDDLAEASIFLMENDVREPMLNIGVGEDLSVADLAGKIIQIVGFEGELVFDRSKPDGTPRKLLNVDRINRLGWSAKTKLDDGIALAYNDFVSRYS, from the coding sequence ATGAAAAAATCGGCCAAGATCTACGTGGCCGGCCACCGCGGCATGGTGGGCTCGGCGATTGTCCGCGGCCTGGAGGCGAGCGGCTATGCCAATGTGGTAACGCGTACCCACGCGGAACTCGATTTGACGAGCCAAGTCGATGTGAGATCCTTTCTCGCGGCGGAAAAGCCGGATTTTATTTTCATGGCCGCTGCGAAGGTCGGAGGCATTCACGCCAACAATACTTATCGCGCTGATTTCCTCTATCAGAACCTCATGATCGAAGCGAACATCGTCGATGCGGCCCACAGGGCAGGCGTCGAGCGCATGCTTTTCCTCGGGTCGAGCTGTATATATCCGCGCAACTGTCCTCAGCCGATCTCTGAAGATTACCTGCTCACGGGGCCGCTGGAGCAGACGAACGAACCCTATTCCATAGCCAAAATCGCCGGCATCAAATTGTGCGAGAATTATAATCGCCAATTCGACACGCGTTATTATTCTGCCATGCCGACCAATCTTTATGGGCCGAACGACAGCTACGATCCGGCAAACAGCCACGTTTTGCCTGCTCTGATTCGTAAGGCGCACGAAGCCAAGATTTCCGGGGCTAAGGAAATGGTTGTCTGGGGAACGGGAAAGCCGCTACGCGAATTCCTCTACGTCGACGATCTTGCGGAAGCCTCCATTTTCCTCATGGAGAATGACGTACGGGAGCCCATGCTCAACATTGGCGTGGGAGAGGATCTGTCCGTGGCAGATTTGGCTGGAAAGATCATCCAGATTGTCGGCTTTGAAGGAGAGCTGGTATTCGACAGGTCGAAGCCGGACGGCACGCCTCGCAAACTTTTGAATGTCGATCGTATCAATCGACTTGGCTGGTCGGCAAAAACGAAGCTGGATGACGGGATTGCGCTCGCCTACAACGATTTTGTCTCGCGATACAGCTGA